From the genome of Rhodospirillaceae bacterium:
TTCAGGTTAGGTGCCGATGGCACCCTTGGGGTAGATTTGTCGCACTTAGGACATTTGATTTTGGGCTTCTCATTCATTCCGTGGCGTACCATATAAATCATCGCGCACGGATCGCACATATATTCGTATGTTGGCATGGGAAAAATCTTCTCCGAAAGCCAACGACCGGGACATTGTCCCGGCCATCGCTCTCATTCTGTTGTTGCTAAGATAATAATTTTTTCACTATGCAACACGATACGTGGGTTCACCAATCGAGTTAGTAGCCGATTCTAGGCCCCAAAGACGCGCTGCATTGCCGCCAAGAATCTTTGTTTTAATCTCGTCGGTCAATTGCGGATAACCATACCCCTCAACTAGTTCGTCCGGGATCTGGAACCGACGGAATGCATCAATTTGCCACTGTGGATTGCCCCACAGGAGGGAGTCGGTACCCCACAGCACGTAATCAGATCCTAGTTGTCCGATCAACGTGCCAAGCACATGAGCGCATTCCAGTGGCCTACTTGACACGGTCGCTGCAAAGGTGGAGCCAATTTCACAATAGAGATTGTTCCGTTGGGGTTTGAAGGCCTTCAGTGCCGCCAGTTCTGCATGATATGGCCATGCGGAATGGAAAGCGATGAAGTTTAGGTCAAGGAAGTCGTCACAGACCCTGTCAAAATCCTCAGCGTGAGCATAGCGAGCCATGAACTGGCCAAAAGGAATACCTTTATGACAACCAATGTTTTTGATGCCCAACTCGCGAGCCTTCTCCCACATCGGATACGCAAGTTCTGTGTCGTCAAACCACCAGCCTTTTTTCGGAGTGGAATCAAACGTGTACAGTTTCAGGCCCGAGGTGTCGTAGTCTTCGACGTAATGCTGCATACGCTCCAGCGTTTCGGTGACACCCTGGTTAGGCGTTAAGCCGCCAGCCAGCATGATGGTGCGGTCTGGCCACAGTTCTTTGACTTCGGCTTGCTCGTCCATCGGGATCATGTCGTTTCCGCCGTAATCCTCTCGGAACCCGAATGGATTGAATATCCCTACGTCGGTGTCGCTGCCGTCCAGCAGAAGTTTGCCATAATTCTCTACCGTCATATCCGATGTGCCGTTTGGAAGGCCCATAGCTTTGCCAAGCCCGTCCAACAAATCAACAAACCACATTCCCTGTTCTGTCGTATTCACGCCCTTTACGTAGCCCTCCTTCCGGGTACAGATATGGGTGTGTTGGTCAACAACCGGGCCCATCCTTCCCTTCAGGTAGCTCTTAACTTCAGCAGTAGCAGCGATCTCTCGGGCTTCAGCTTCTTTTACATCAAAAAACTTCATTCCCGTGGCCGCGTTTACCGCCAACATGGCGCCAGCGAAACCACATGCCGAGCGGAAGAAGTCTCGTCGACCCACTTCCGCGTTTTCGGCCATTTCTTCCATCCGATTCTGTACTTGCTCTCCTTCCTGGCCAGAAGTGAAATATGCCGTACCCTGTTCAAATGGATTAGCAGGGTTGACAGCCTTGCCATCAATCCCCTTAAAAGCCTTTCTATAGTCGAATTCCATGACGTTCCCCCTCTCACTCGATGCGTTCATTGTCGGTCAACATCGGGACTTTCCAGAACGATCCTTTAACAGCGGAAGGCTCCGTAGCCACCATCACAAAACATATAAAATTGTAGATGGGCACCTGGGTCTTGTCAAAGCGGACTAATTTTTATGCCGGCTTTGGCAAGAATATTTTTGGTAGATGGGCTAAAATACCGGGTTCAATTTATGTCTTAAATATGCCCTATAACTGGGGTTTCTGTCGAATTTGTTTTGATAAGGGCCTTAGACACAGTTCGACCAAAGAAGCTTCATCATTGTCGGGGAAAAGCCTAAAATGTACCATATTTGGCCACTAGGGGTGCCATATGTGTTATAAATACCACACGTGTCAGAAACGACGCGGTATGGGGGTCTCTACTGTTGATTTAACGGGTTTCTGATAATCTAATGCGGTCGTCGGGCTTTGTGGCCCGTGTTTTCCGCCAAAGTTTAGTCGGGGTTATCCCGCTGGCGGAGATTTTTTGTTCGAACAAACAAGAGTGAGGGTACTCAATATGCATTCGTATACAAAGGGCCTACTTTGCTCCACGGCAGCTGCCGCCTTGATGGCATCTGCTCCGGCGCAGGCCAACGATATGAACGAGATGCGTGCGGAACTGCAAAACCTTCTTGATCGCATGGAGCGCATCGAAGAGGCGCAGTCACAGACGCAAGTTGCTGAGACATCAGCATTAAGAACTAACCGGACATATATCCGGAAACGTGCAGCAGAGCTGCCAAATCGTTATAAGCCTTATGACGTGCGTGATTTATACATTATGCCAGAGAATGCACGCGCCAATGGTGTAGTCGGCGGTGATCTTCCAGGATCTTTCAAGGTTCCTGGTTCGGACACCTCCGTTGCAATTTCTGGTTGGCTAACCATGGGCACTGTTTATGATGGTGGCACGTCTGAGGGCGGGTTCGCAACTTGGGGTCATGCTGGTCTGCTGCGTCCCGATGGCGACAACGCTGCTGGTGGTAGCGACCAGTTGACGATGGAGTCCTTATCCAACGGAATTAGCATAGCGACTTCGTCTGAATCGGATTTGGGAACGATTGGAACCAATATCCTGTTGACCACGGATCGTGATGCTCCTGCATTGGTAAACAACTTGAACCTGAACAGAGTATGGGCTCCAAATGCTAACATGACTGTTGGCAACTGGACGTTTGGCCAGCAAGGTTTGGTGTTTACTAGTGGCGCATGTTACGGTGAAGCAGTAAACACTGGTGGCGCACCATGCCCATTGGGTCTATCTGCTGCAGTTAAGTATTCTGGTAGCGGTGGCGGAATGGACTATGATGTCCAGCTGGTAACTCCTCAGGGTGTTCTTGACGCAGACGGTGTAGATGATGTCGGCGGCGTCAATGTCAGAGGTAGCCTTCCAGATCTGCAGGCGCGTATTTCGCGCCCACTTGGTGCTATGAATTTCAGCATGGGTATGCAAGTTCGTCAGTATGGTTACGACAACAACCAGGGGACCGGTAATACCGCAGCCTTGGCTGGTGCATCTGATGAAACCATTGGTTATGGTATCTTCCCAGAAATCACAATTCCGCTGGGCATGGATAAGTTGTATGCTGGCGTAGCTTACACCGTTGGCGGTCGTAATACGAACATCAACCACTCTTTGTGGACAGGTGGTCGTGGTGAGATGGGTACGGTTGATCCGAACACTGTAGGTATTTCCAATACCACGACAGTTTCGCTTCACTCCTACTATACTCACTGGTGGAACGACACCACGCGGTCTACTATTCACGCGCATGGTGCAAACTCTAACCCAAGCGATTTAAGCACGGGTACAGATGGTACCACGCCGCCTCTGACAAAATGGCGGACCGTATCGGGCAACGTTGTTTGGTCAGTTGCTCCACGTGTCACAACCGGTGTCGGCGTTATTTATAACTCCGCTCTGTTCCGTGGTGACAACTTGAATAGTAATGATACTGCAGATGCGGCCTCAGAAGCTATAGAAGGCCACTGGAGGGTTACCGTTTCCTACTAAGGGAAATAGGTTATCGCAGTATTATATTAAGAATATAATAACTGAGGCCCCGGCAGAGATGCCGGGGCCTTTTTTCTTTTCTGAGTTTTCAATTAGGGAATAGTCCCTCAATCAAAGCGTTTATTCATGCTCGTGCGGCTCAAAAGTTTTTAGTCGGTCCGAAGGCTGTTCGGTTTGATACTTTTGTTTCCATTCTTTGTAAGGCATACCGTAAACAATGTTGCGAGCAGTATCGTAATCCATTTCCACGCCCATGTCCTCGGCCGCTGCGGTATACCATTTGGATAAGCAATTGCGGCAAAAACCCGCGAGATCCATAAGGTCAATATTTTGAACTTCGGGGTTTTCCTGGAAATGGGATACGAGCTGTCGAAATGCGGCGGCCTCAATCTCTAGTCTAATTGTTTTGTCCATTTTATTATGTCTCAAATAGGGTTGTATAAAAAGTTCTCACCTTTCCTATTTATTTCACTATCGCGCGTGGGTCTAGTGGCTTAGTAAAACAGGCTCGAAGGGCTCTCCCGCACTAGTTCGGTATTTCCACCACTAAATGGCTGGCTGAATTTTCGAAGAAGAGCGTTGTTAGCACGGCGCACTTTCTCTTCTGTGATATTTTTAAGTATGAAGTGATCGAGTTCTTCCTGGGGGCTTAGTAAATCACGTGCTTGGGTTAACATTGTGATCTGACTTCTGTGAGAAAAACCGTTAGTGAGTGCAGAGCGGCTATCCAAGGAGAATTGGTGTCCTCCGATGGTGAAGACCCCTTTTCGGCTTAGATAAGCGTACACTGTTTTTTGGGGGGTTGGCTCCGACGGCTCTTGCCGTATATCTACATGACTGAAACGTGCGAAGTCATACTCGTCTCCGATCGCTTCAGTTTGGTGCATGAGTTCTAATTGTTTTAGCGAGAGGAATGTAACAAACATTTTGGTTTCGTTTCCACACGCTTGTTGCAGGGTGGCGGTGATGGAGCCATAACTGGCAAATTTAGCTGAAAAGACGGGCAACAGATTTTTAATGGAGTATAGGATGACCGGGATAACAGTTTGTTGTAATTCGGAGTGAAATTTCTCTTTAAGACGGGCGGGTGAGGCATTTGAGCCAGAAGCAAGAACCGGAATCCGGGGGGTTGCTAGATAAGAAGTTCGCAAACTTTTAGACAGAAAAAGATCTCTTGCGGAAGCTTTCTTGTTGTTAAGTCGGACGATACTCCTTTCAGGCAGTGACTCATCGTACCAGTCAACGGGCCAGCATTCCCCGTGGACAAATAAATATGACGAGGTCGGGGTCCCAAAGGGGTATGCCTTGGCTCGATTCACTAGAGCGTTCTGTTCGGGGTCAAGCACCATCATTAGTCACGCCAAAAACCCACGGCG
Proteins encoded in this window:
- a CDS encoding alkaline phosphatase — encoded protein: MDKTIRLEIEAAAFRQLVSHFQENPEVQNIDLMDLAGFCRNCLSKWYTAAAEDMGVEMDYDTARNIVYGMPYKEWKQKYQTEQPSDRLKTFEPHEHE